Below is a genomic region from Sphingomonas phyllosphaerae.
TCGCTCGCGCCATTCCTCCGGCAACAACCGCGGGTCGTCGCGATAGGCGGCGAACAGCCCCGACACGACGCGATGCGCCGCGCCCGCCGCCGCCAGCTGTCGTGGGTGGTGGTAGAGATTGGCGTACATGAAGCGCTTGAGCTCGCGCTCGGCGGTTGCCATCGACGGCGAGAAGCCGATCAGCGCGCGACCGGCGGCGCGCACGTCCTCGACGCTCGCGACGCCAGCATCCGCGATCCGCGCGCGCGATTCGGCGATCAGGTCGTTGACCATCGCGCCGATCTGGCTGCGGACCAGCTCGCCCGCCAGCCGTTCGCGCGGCAAGTCGGGGAAGCGCGCGGTGACGCGTCGCCAGCCGTCCGCGATCAGCGGCACCGCCTCGATCTGGTCGAGCGTCAGCAGCCCGGCGCGCAAGCCATCATCGATATCGTGATTGTCATAGGCGATGTCGTCGGCCAGCGCCGCGACCTGCGCCTCCAGCGAGGCATGGCTGGTCAGCTCCAGCGCCCCCTCGGCATCCGCTTCCGCCAGCGCCCAGGCCGGCACCGCGATCGGGCCGTTGTGCTTGGCGAGCCCCTCCAGCGTCTCCCACGTCAGGTTGAGCCCCGGCCAGCGCGGATAGGGGCGCTCGATCCGCATCAGCGTGCGCAGCGTATGGCCGTTGTGGTCGAACCCGCCCGCCGCGCCCATCGCCTGCCGCAGCGCGTCCTCGCCGGCATGGCCGAACGGCGGGTGGCCGATGTCATGCGCGAGACACAGCGCCTCGGTGAGATCCTCGTTGAGCCCCAGCACGCGCGCGATCGTCCGCCCGATCTGCGCGACCTCGAGGCTGTGAGTCAGGCGGACACGGAAATGATCGCCGTCGGGCGCGAGGAACACCTGCGTCTTGTGGCGCAGGCGGCGGAAGCTGATCGAGTGGATGATCCGGTCGCGGTCGCGCTGGAACGCGTCGCGTGGGCCGCGATCGGCGCTTTCCTCGCGGTGCAGCCGCCCGCGGCTGCGCGCCGGATCCGCCGCCCACGGCGCGAGCGCGGCCATGTTACTTGCCGCCCAGCTTCGTCATCTTCTGCCCGGCCTCGCTGGTGAAGGTGAAAGCAGACAACCCCTGCTTCTTCAGCGTGTTGACCATCGCACGAGCCTCGGCCTCGGTCTTGTACGGCCCGGTGACCAGCCGGTTGGTGGCGCGGTTCGACACCGTATAGGCGCGCTTGCCGGCAAGCGCATCGGCCTTGCCCTGCACGTTCTTCCACGCCTTGGGCAGATCACCTTCGTTGGCGCCGCTGGCGACCTGTACCCAGATCCGCTCGGGCTCGGCGCGTGCGGCCTTCTTTTCGGCGGCTTCCTTGGCGGCGGCCTCCTTCTTCGCCTTTTCCGCGGCGAGTTCCTTCGCGCGCGCCTTGCGATCGAGCGGCCTGGCCGCCGGCTTGGCGGCAGGCTTCTCCTCCGGCTCATCGGCGGCGGCGACCGCCTTTTGCGAGAGGCGCTTGACGGCGGCGAGCTTGGTGCGCTTCTGCTCGTCGGCGGCGGCATTGCGCTCGGCGGTCCGCGCGGCTTCGTCCAGCGTCGCGGCGGACGGCGCCGGCGGGGCGACCACCGGCACGCGCTGCGCCCCCGGCATCGGCGCGACGCCGAGCTCGGCGGCCGGCACCGAGATGCCCGCGACGATCCGGGCGAGGATCGAATCCTCGCTGATCCGCGGCGGGCTGACGCGCAGCGGCGGCGCGCGGCGTGTGATCTCGCGACGCGGCGGCGTGGTCGTCGCGGCGGCGAGTTGCGGCGCCGGCGGAGGGGTAGCGGTTCGCGCAGGAACCGGCTGTGCCGACGCGACGGCGGTCGGCGCAGACGCGCGCGCCGGTGCGGGTGTGGGTGTCGCGGCGGCGACCTGAGGCGTCGGCCGAGCGGTTTCGATCACGGGTTGCGGAGCCGGACGCGACGCTTCCACCGCCGCCTGCTGCACGGGCGGCACGGGGACGGGTGCGGGTGTGGATGCGGGTGTGGCGGGGGTCGGCACCGGCGCACGCGTGTTCGCCGCCGCCAGTTGCGCCTCGGCGCGGTCGCGGCGGCGTTGCTCGCTGCGCGACAGCTTCTTCTGCGACGTCGGCAGCGGCTGAACCGTGGGTGCGATCGCGGCGACCTGCGTGCGCGCCGGCGTCACCGCCAGCGGCGTCAGCGGCGGCACCATCCGCGCATCGGCGAGCCGCGCCGGGGTCGGCGCGACTTCGCCGAAATGGACCGCGAACGCGCGATCGACCGGCGACAGCGACGGCAGTCGCTGGAAGAATGCCGCCAGCCCGCCCGCCATGCCGCGCGGCATCATGCTGGTCGCGATCTTGTTCGCGCCCGGCACGTCACCGTTCATCGCGAGGATGAAAGCGCGCGCACGCCATGCGCCGCGATCCTGCCGGCGCAGCAACGTCTCGATTTCCGCCAGCGCCTCGTCGCGGCGCCCCGAGATGCCGAGCGACAGCGCGTAGCGGCGGCGGATCTCATCCTCCTTCGCGGCCTCGCGTCCGCCCTGCGCCAGCGCGAGGCGATAGTCCTGCTGCGCGCGTTCCTGCTCGCCGATCAGATCATAGGCGAGGCCGCGATCGTCGGCATATTGCGGCATCGGCGCGCCTTGCCGCTGCGCCTGTTCGAAATAGCGCAGCGCCTCGCCCGGCCGCTCACCGTTGACGAGGATGCGCGCGATGCCCGCCTTGACGCGGCCGTTGTTGGGATCGACCGCCTCGGCGCGCTTGTAGAGTGCGGCGGCGGCGGTCGCATCGCCGAGCGCGAACGACAGGTCGCCCGCCTCGATCAGCGCCGACAGGTCGCGCGGCGCACTGCCGAGCCGACGCACGACATCGGCGAGCCGGTCGGCGTCGGGGTTGGGAGTCGCGACGACCTCCTGCGCGGTTGCGTGCCCCGCGCCGACGATCGTACCCGCGGCAAGCGCCACCGCGAGGCACCCGGCGAGCGGAAAACGTCCCGATCGCGATCGAGCGATATGGGTCATGCGCAAAGCTCCCCGCGCCCACCCGCGACGGAGCAGGACGGATCGGAAAAAGAAGGTGTCGAAATCGCGGCGCCACCGTCGCCCGCATCGATCACCACGGACCCGGTGGCGACGAGGGCAGGCGGACGGAAGGTCATCGCGCCATAGAGCGTGTCGCCACCGGGCCGGCAATGACATGGCCGACCCGGCTGCGACGAAGCGAGCCTGTACGGCGGTGCGCGGTCGGTCCGCGCGCCGCCGCCGCAGCCGTTACTGGTTGTTCTGGCGGTGCAGGAAGCGCGGCAGATCGCCCGGCTCGCGCCCGTCGTCCTCGACCGCGCGGCCACCGGCATTGCGGGTCGCGTTCTGCATCCGCTCGAACAGCGTGCCGCCCAGCTTGACGCGCGGCTGTGCGGGGGCGGGCGTCTCTTCCTCGGCACCCGGCGCGAGGAAGCGGCGCCGCTGCGCGTCACCCGCCGGCGGCGTGGCGGGCATCAGCGACTCCGCCCCCAGTACCAGTTCGTCCTCGGCCGGGCGCGCCGGCGAGGGATCGACGTTCGCGCCACCGTTGGCCGGCGGCACGCCCTCGGCCATCGCGCCGGCGGCGGCGCCGCTCGGTTGCTGCGGCGGGACGGCCGGGGTCGGCTCGTAAGCGACCGGCTGCGGCGCGGGGGTCGCGGCCGGCGCGGCGGCGGCTGGCGCCGGGGCGGCATCGGTGCGACGCGGCGCGGAGAAGCTGAACGTGCGCGGCGGCTCGGACGGCGCGCTGGCGGCGGCGGGGGCCGTCGCCTGACCGACACTCTCTATACCGGTCGCGACCACCGAGACGCGGATCTTGCCTTCCAGCTCCGGGTTGAACGCCGAACCCCAGATGATGTTCGCGTCCGGATCGACCAGCTCGCGGATGTGGTTGGCGGCCTCGTCGACCTCGAGCAGGCGCATGTCGTCGCCGCCGGTGATCGAGACGATCACGCCCTTGGCG
It encodes:
- a CDS encoding SPOR domain-containing protein gives rise to the protein MTHIARSRSGRFPLAGCLAVALAAGTIVGAGHATAQEVVATPNPDADRLADVVRRLGSAPRDLSALIEAGDLSFALGDATAAAALYKRAEAVDPNNGRVKAGIARILVNGERPGEALRYFEQAQRQGAPMPQYADDRGLAYDLIGEQERAQQDYRLALAQGGREAAKEDEIRRRYALSLGISGRRDEALAEIETLLRRQDRGAWRARAFILAMNGDVPGANKIATSMMPRGMAGGLAAFFQRLPSLSPVDRAFAVHFGEVAPTPARLADARMVPPLTPLAVTPARTQVAAIAPTVQPLPTSQKKLSRSEQRRRDRAEAQLAAANTRAPVPTPATPASTPAPVPVPPVQQAAVEASRPAPQPVIETARPTPQVAAATPTPAPARASAPTAVASAQPVPARTATPPPAPQLAAATTTPPRREITRRAPPLRVSPPRISEDSILARIVAGISVPAAELGVAPMPGAQRVPVVAPPAPSAATLDEAARTAERNAAADEQKRTKLAAVKRLSQKAVAAADEPEEKPAAKPAARPLDRKARAKELAAEKAKKEAAAKEAAEKKAARAEPERIWVQVASGANEGDLPKAWKNVQGKADALAGKRAYTVSNRATNRLVTGPYKTEAEARAMVNTLKKQGLSAFTFTSEAGQKMTKLGGK
- a CDS encoding deoxyguanosinetriphosphate triphosphohydrolase is translated as MAALAPWAADPARSRGRLHREESADRGPRDAFQRDRDRIIHSISFRRLRHKTQVFLAPDGDHFRVRLTHSLEVAQIGRTIARVLGLNEDLTEALCLAHDIGHPPFGHAGEDALRQAMGAAGGFDHNGHTLRTLMRIERPYPRWPGLNLTWETLEGLAKHNGPIAVPAWALAEADAEGALELTSHASLEAQVAALADDIAYDNHDIDDGLRAGLLTLDQIEAVPLIADGWRRVTARFPDLPRERLAGELVRSQIGAMVNDLIAESRARIADAGVASVEDVRAAGRALIGFSPSMATAERELKRFMYANLYHHPRQLAAAGAAHRVVSGLFAAYRDDPRLLPEEWRERLPDSEPGISRHIADFIAGMTDRYAVSRYHETVGAIDLPEGF